The Impatiens glandulifera chromosome 3, dImpGla2.1, whole genome shotgun sequence genome contains a region encoding:
- the LOC124929392 gene encoding probable CCR4-associated factor 1 homolog 7 produces the protein MSSLLKSDSIQIRDVWNDNLEEEFALIREIIDDYPYVAMDTEFPGVVLRPVGAFKNINDYNYQTLKDNVDMLKLIQLGFTFSDENGNLPTCGTDRGCIWQFNFREFNVMEDIFANDSIELLKQCGIDFKKNSEKGIDSNRFAELLMSSGIILNDGVQWVTFHSGYDFGYLLKLLTCKSLPETQSGFFELIFTYFPMVYDIKHLMKFCNSLHGGLNKLAELLEVERIGICHQAGSDSLLTSCTFKKLKDNFFNGSTVQYSGVLYGLGVENGSEK, from the coding sequence ATGTCTTCGTTGCTCAAAAGTGATTCTATTCAAATCCGTGATGTTTGGAACGATAATCTTGAGGAAGAATTTGCACTGATTCGTgaaattattgatgattacccATATGTAGCGATGGATACAGAGTTTCCAGGTGTTGTTCTTCGCCCAGTTGGTGCTTTTAAGAACATCAATGACTACAACTATCAGACGTTAAAGGATAATGTTGATATGTTGAAGTTGATTCAGTTGGGTTTTACATTTTCAGATGAGAATGGAAACTTACCCACTTGTGGAACTGATAGAGGTTGCATTTGGCAGTTCAATTTTCGCGAATTCAATGTTATGGAAGATATTTTTGCTAATGATTCAATTGAGCTGCTGAAGCAATGTGGAATTGATTTCAAGAAGAATTCGGAGAAGGGAATTGATTCAAATCGATTTGCAGAGCTCTTGATGTCATCTGGAATCATTCTGAATGATGGTGTCCAATGGGTGACCTTTCACAGTGGTTATGATTTTGGGTATTTGCTAAAGTTATTGACTTGCAAAAGTTTACCTGAAACTCAATCTGGGTTCTTCGAGCTGATCTTTACATATTTCCCTATGGTTTATGACATCAAACATCTGATGAAATTCTGTAACAGTCTTCATGGTGGATTGAACAAACTTGCTGAGCTTTTGGAAGTTGAGAGGATTGGGATTTGCCATCAGGCAGGTTCTGATAGTTTACTCACTTCATGCACATTCAAGAAGTTGAAGGATAATTTCTTCAATGGATCTACAGTCCAGTACTCTGGTGTTCTTTATGGTCTTGGTGTTGAAAATGGTTCAGAGaaataa